A single genomic interval of Megalobrama amblycephala isolate DHTTF-2021 linkage group LG17, ASM1881202v1, whole genome shotgun sequence harbors:
- the dusp22b gene encoding dual specificity protein phosphatase 22-B: MGNGINKVLSDLYLGNFKDARDREQLARNNITHILSIHDTAAPILQEMTYLCIPAADAPTQNLIQHFKKSIMFMHESRLKGEGCLVHCLAGVSRSVTLVVAYIMTVTTLGWQEALAAVKVARPCASPNAGFQTQLQVFESTELQQFREWLKEEYKENPFNDEEEIRNLLTQVTGTLTPEENDLQDA; the protein is encoded by the exons ATGGGAAACGGAATAAATAAG GTTCTGTCAGACCTGTACTTGGGTAATTTCAAAG atGCCAGAGACAGGGAGCAATTAGCGAGAAACAACATCACACACATCCTCTCCATCCATGATACAGCCGCTCCCATTTTACAG GAGATGACTTATCTTTGTATCCCAGCAGCAGATGCACCCACACAAAACCT CATTCAGCATTTTAAGAAGAGCATTATGTTCATGCACGAGTCCCGACTGAAAGGGGAGGGCTGTCTAGTTCACTG TCTTGCTGGCGTGTCACGCAGTGTGACACTGGTGGTGGCGTACATTATGACTGTGACTACTCTGGGATGGCAGGAGGCTCTGGCTGCGGTGAAGGTGGCGAGACCTTGTGCTTCACCCAATGCAGGCTTCCAGACCCAGCTGCAGGTGTTTGAGAGCACTGAACTACAGCAG TTCAGAGAGTGGCTGAAGGAGGAGTACAAGGAAAACCCCTTTAATGATGAGGAGGAAATCCGCAACCTGCTCACACAGGTGACCGGCACCTTGACACCAGAGGAGAACGATCTTCAGGACGCCTGA